A genomic segment from Methanolobus zinderi encodes:
- the glnA gene encoding type I glutamate--ammonia ligase, translating into MKINNKDDVIKAIETHNVKFIRLQFTDIQGIVKDVEIPVTQIEKALSTGISFDGSSIEGMVRIDESDMVLRPDTKTFAILPWGKNKGVVARMICDVYLPDGKEFEADPRYVLKKVMKEAHEMGYEFNVGPELEFFLFAKEDGKATTTPNDYGRYFEFAPTDLAEDIRRDIVLTLTDLNFDIEASHHEVAFGQHEIDFKYGDALSTADNVVTFRYVTRTIAKTYGLHATFMPKPIATENGSGMHINLSLSKDGKNAFYDPEDDMEISDTARYFIAGVLEHIKAISCIANPLVNSYKRLIPGYEAPVYITWSGANRSSLIRIPSARGNSTRTELRSPDPSCNPYLTFAAILAAGLDGIKNRKEPPQIMDQNVFDLTPEELKERSIEILPSTINESCNYLEKDELMREKLGAHVHNNILRLARAEWDAYRTQVHEWEVSRYLNTF; encoded by the coding sequence ATGAAGATCAACAACAAAGACGATGTGATCAAAGCCATCGAAACACATAATGTCAAATTCATACGGTTACAGTTCACTGATATACAGGGAATAGTAAAGGATGTTGAGATCCCGGTGACACAGATAGAGAAGGCACTGAGCACCGGTATTTCCTTTGACGGATCATCCATCGAAGGAATGGTAAGGATCGATGAGTCCGACATGGTGCTCAGACCTGACACAAAGACCTTTGCAATCCTTCCCTGGGGAAAGAATAAAGGTGTCGTTGCCAGGATGATATGTGATGTTTACCTGCCCGACGGAAAAGAGTTCGAAGCCGACCCACGTTATGTCCTGAAGAAGGTTATGAAAGAAGCGCATGAGATGGGATACGAGTTCAATGTGGGACCAGAACTTGAGTTCTTCCTTTTTGCCAAAGAGGACGGGAAAGCCACAACCACACCCAATGATTACGGACGCTATTTTGAGTTCGCACCCACCGATCTTGCAGAGGATATCAGAAGAGATATTGTCCTTACGCTGACAGATCTTAATTTTGATATTGAAGCCTCTCATCATGAAGTGGCCTTTGGGCAGCATGAGATAGATTTCAAGTACGGTGATGCTCTTTCAACAGCCGACAACGTGGTAACCTTCAGGTATGTCACAAGAACCATCGCAAAGACCTACGGACTGCATGCAACTTTCATGCCAAAGCCCATTGCCACCGAGAATGGTTCCGGAATGCACATTAACCTGTCACTCTCAAAGGACGGTAAAAATGCGTTCTATGACCCTGAAGACGATATGGAGATCAGTGACACTGCAAGGTATTTTATTGCAGGTGTCCTCGAGCACATAAAAGCCATTTCCTGCATTGCAAACCCGCTTGTCAATTCATACAAGAGGCTCATACCCGGATACGAGGCACCGGTTTACATTACGTGGTCAGGAGCCAACCGCAGCTCACTTATCCGCATACCTTCAGCCCGCGGGAACAGTACGAGAACAGAACTTCGAAGCCCTGATCCTTCCTGTAACCCCTACCTGACATTTGCTGCCATACTTGCAGCCGGACTTGATGGCATAAAGAACAGGAAAGAGCCTCCCCAGATAATGGACCAGAACGTCTTCGACCTTACGCCTGAAGAACTAAAAGAAAGGTCCATTGAAATTCTGCCCAGTACCATAAATGAGAGTTGTAACTATCTGGAAAAGGACGAATTGATGAGGGAAAAACTTGGTGCACATGTGCATAACAACATCCTCAGGCTTGCAAGGGCCGAATGGGATGCATACAGGACACAGGTACATGAATGGGAAGTCAGCAGATATCTTAACACATTCTGA
- a CDS encoding Coenzyme F420 hydrogenase/dehydrogenase, beta subunit C-terminal domain: MGVITMAGKNYLDLKAEIWDTGKCAACGACVAVCPADAIYFEIGRDSTSPLNSGYCKDVNDGVPCGACYAVCPRIDKAPSEVLGDYIDIVSAKAEMEVPKKQSGGAVTAILTNALDEGMIDAVVTVVEDPWTLRPSSAVITSSEVLVHQAGSRYNWWVPLVASLKEAVMKRKFTNIAVVGVPCVVQAVEKMRESDLDLLRPFRKYIRFVMGLFCTETFDYEKLVQDKLIAERQIDPLDIIHFDVKGKLEITLKDGNMTIISLKDVEDCVRPGCNICTDLTALDADVSAGSIGSDKGYTTLIIRSAVGKQFIESAVDNGKLSIENDVNLESVEKLSKKKLGRMPEE, translated from the coding sequence ATGGGAGTGATCACAATGGCAGGTAAAAATTATTTAGATCTTAAGGCAGAAATCTGGGATACGGGTAAATGTGCAGCATGTGGTGCCTGTGTGGCCGTATGCCCGGCAGATGCTATCTATTTTGAAATTGGCAGGGATTCCACAAGTCCTCTGAACAGTGGTTACTGTAAGGATGTAAATGACGGAGTACCCTGTGGTGCATGCTATGCAGTATGCCCCAGAATCGACAAAGCACCGTCAGAGGTTCTCGGAGACTATATTGATATCGTATCTGCAAAGGCAGAGATGGAAGTCCCGAAAAAACAGAGCGGTGGTGCTGTGACAGCAATACTCACAAACGCACTCGATGAAGGTATGATCGATGCGGTGGTCACTGTCGTGGAAGATCCCTGGACGCTCAGGCCTTCATCCGCTGTTATCACTTCATCTGAAGTACTTGTTCATCAGGCAGGAAGCCGATACAACTGGTGGGTTCCTCTTGTCGCATCACTCAAGGAAGCCGTCATGAAGCGCAAGTTCACCAACATAGCAGTTGTAGGTGTTCCATGTGTGGTCCAGGCAGTGGAAAAGATGCGGGAAAGTGATCTTGATCTTCTGCGTCCGTTCAGGAAATATATCCGCTTTGTAATGGGACTTTTCTGTACCGAGACATTTGATTACGAGAAACTCGTACAGGACAAACTTATTGCAGAGCGTCAGATCGATCCTCTTGATATTATACACTTTGATGTCAAGGGCAAACTTGAGATCACCCTGAAAGATGGGAACATGACCATCATCTCACTGAAAGACGTTGAGGACTGTGTACGTCCGGGATGTAATATCTGTACGGATCTCACGGCTCTGGATGCTGATGTATCCGCAGGTTCCATTGGCAGCGATAAAGGTTACACGACCCTGATCATACGCAGTGCCGTGGGCAAACAGTTCATAGAGAGTGCTGTGGACAATGGAAAACTGTCAATTGAAAATGATGTGAATCTGGAATCGGTGGAAAAGCTGTCTAAAAAGAAGCTTGGCCGAATGCCGGAGGAATAA
- a CDS encoding NAD(P)-binding domain-containing protein produces the protein MRIAILGGTGNIGRGFALRWGQKHDIIIGSRNAEKAEAFAGEYKEILEDRGYEAHITGTDNKTATENAEIVVIAIRYNRLQSLIDLITPVIDEQIFISVVVPMEKNLCYISPNAKPRTVPISSDQFNTDYFCFTMPEAGSAAQEIEKMLPAGTELVSAFHTVPAKKLANLELELNYDIGVCGSSEYSKKLVFELVEDISDMRPLDTGPLEASAMLESLTPLIINISARNNMKDVSIKFI, from the coding sequence ATGAGAATAGCGATACTTGGAGGAACAGGCAATATAGGCAGAGGGTTTGCACTTCGCTGGGGCCAGAAACATGACATAATAATCGGCTCCAGAAATGCTGAGAAAGCTGAAGCATTCGCCGGGGAATACAAAGAGATACTTGAAGACCGTGGATATGAGGCTCATATCACAGGCACTGACAATAAGACAGCAACAGAGAATGCTGAAATAGTTGTAATTGCTATCCGGTATAACCGGCTTCAATCCCTGATAGACCTGATAACTCCTGTTATCGATGAACAGATCTTTATCAGCGTTGTCGTACCCATGGAAAAGAACCTGTGTTATATAAGCCCAAATGCGAAACCTCGTACCGTGCCAATATCAAGTGACCAGTTCAATACCGACTATTTCTGTTTCACTATGCCTGAAGCAGGAAGTGCGGCGCAGGAAATCGAAAAGATGTTGCCTGCAGGAACAGAACTTGTATCTGCTTTCCATACAGTCCCTGCGAAAAAACTTGCAAATCTTGAACTGGAACTCAATTATGACATCGGGGTTTGCGGAAGCTCTGAATACTCTAAAAAGCTTGTATTCGAACTTGTGGAGGACATATCGGATATGAGACCTCTTGATACGGGTCCTCTTGAAGCCTCTGCAATGCTTGAGTCACTCACACCGCTTATCATCAATATTTCCGCAAGGAATAACATGAAAGATGTAAGTATTAAATTCATTTGA
- a CDS encoding MarR family winged helix-turn-helix transcriptional regulator, which yields MKQSERIGAKIACIFTHNHLYIENALESYNLKGPMFAFLLVLSSKEGCSQESLAKYLNLSKATATRAITALEKEGYIYRERDDADRRIYRVFISGKGRELLPVINDALYKWNRILLSQFSDEEEETFRKLLDKAKDTLMEYDKESDQKHK from the coding sequence ATGAAACAATCTGAAAGGATTGGTGCTAAGATCGCTTGCATCTTCACGCACAATCACCTCTACATCGAGAATGCCCTGGAATCCTATAATCTAAAGGGCCCAATGTTTGCTTTCTTGCTTGTTCTATCATCTAAGGAGGGCTGTTCTCAGGAAAGCCTGGCAAAGTATCTCAATCTCAGCAAGGCTACCGCGACACGTGCTATCACAGCACTTGAAAAGGAGGGTTACATCTACCGTGAGAGGGATGATGCTGACAGGAGAATATACCGTGTTTTCATCTCAGGTAAGGGTCGTGAACTGCTTCCTGTGATCAATGATGCACTTTACAAGTGGAACCGGATCCTTCTTTCACAGTTTTCGGATGAAGAGGAAGAGACCTTCAGGAAACTCCTTGACAAAGCAAAGGATACACTGATGGAATACGACAAAGAATCGGACCAGAAACACAAATAA
- a CDS encoding GNAT family N-acetyltransferase codes for MNGKSADILTHSDAEENIIIREATKEDFSEVLQFIELVDSEFCPPLSQRGGGIYERVRNTLATPDANYLIVQTKNPEHSDKLHGFLAMVGCTRGWQGRDRAYINFFATRPAYRKAGLGEILLAELERKLLEKGIDKLYLCTWTGNKKAMRFYEKLGYSIYSVILNDRGRNINTFNYRKKIEPAKSAKQ; via the coding sequence ATGAATGGGAAGTCAGCAGATATCTTAACACATTCTGATGCTGAAGAGAACATCATCATAAGAGAAGCTACAAAGGAAGACTTCAGTGAGGTCCTGCAATTTATAGAACTTGTTGACAGTGAGTTCTGCCCTCCCCTCTCACAGAGGGGAGGAGGGATCTATGAAAGAGTCCGGAACACTCTTGCAACCCCTGATGCAAACTATCTCATCGTACAAACTAAAAATCCGGAACACTCCGATAAACTTCATGGATTTCTTGCAATGGTTGGCTGCACCAGAGGGTGGCAGGGAAGGGACAGAGCATACATCAACTTTTTTGCTACGCGCCCGGCATATCGTAAAGCCGGACTGGGCGAGATACTGCTTGCAGAGCTTGAAAGAAAATTACTTGAAAAAGGCATTGATAAGTTATATCTCTGCACCTGGACCGGTAATAAGAAGGCTATGAGATTCTATGAGAAACTGGGATACAGCATATACTCTGTGATCCTGAACGACAGAGGCAGGAACATCAATACTTTCAATTACCGGAAGAAGATCGAACCTGCTAAATCTGCAAAACAATAA
- a CDS encoding glutamate synthase-related protein, with product MSLGSVPLKYKISIDRDQCMKCMRCVDNCSYGVYRIEDDKIIIDSRKCTACHRCISMCPRDAIMLQERPVDYRSHPLWTTEAREDVINQARSGKIILSGMGNAVDYPIIFDRLVLDACQVTNPSIDPLREPMELRTYIGKKPEKLDFTMKDGDVELNTKLAPNLKLDTPIMIGHMSYGAISLNAQLSLAKAVAKTGTFMGTGEGGMHEAIYPYQDHSIVQIASGRFGVDIDYLERGAAIEIKVGQGAKPGIGGHLPGEKVCADVSCTRMIPLGSDAISPAPHHDIYSIEDLAQLVRSLKEATNWEKPVFVKIAAVHNVAAIAAGIARSSADAVVIDGFKGGTGAAPKVFRDNVGIPIEAAIAAVDQKLNDQGIRNEVSIIASGGLRNSADLAKSIALGADAVYIGTASLIALGCRVCGSCYRGLCPWGIATQRPELVERIDSDVGSENVANLIRGWTLELSELMGAAGLNSIESLRGNRERLRGYMLDEGLLDVLKIESVGA from the coding sequence ATGAGTCTTGGTAGCGTTCCCCTGAAATACAAGATAAGCATTGATCGTGACCAGTGTATGAAATGTATGCGCTGTGTCGATAACTGTTCATACGGTGTGTACAGGATAGAGGATGATAAGATAATCATCGACTCCCGTAAATGTACAGCATGTCATCGCTGTATCTCCATGTGTCCCAGGGATGCCATAATGCTTCAGGAGAGGCCTGTGGACTATCGCAGCCACCCTCTCTGGACAACAGAGGCACGTGAAGACGTGATAAACCAGGCACGTTCGGGAAAGATAATCCTGTCAGGAATGGGGAATGCAGTTGACTATCCTATTATATTTGACAGGCTTGTACTGGATGCCTGCCAGGTAACCAATCCGAGTATCGATCCTCTGAGAGAGCCAATGGAACTGAGGACCTACATCGGAAAGAAGCCTGAAAAACTTGATTTCACAATGAAGGATGGAGATGTGGAACTCAATACAAAGCTTGCTCCCAATCTCAAGCTCGATACTCCCATTATGATCGGTCACATGAGCTACGGTGCTATCAGTCTGAATGCACAGCTCAGTCTTGCAAAGGCAGTTGCAAAGACCGGCACTTTCATGGGAACCGGTGAGGGAGGTATGCACGAGGCAATCTATCCATATCAGGACCATTCCATAGTCCAGATCGCATCTGGACGTTTCGGTGTTGATATCGACTATCTGGAACGTGGTGCAGCCATTGAGATAAAGGTTGGACAGGGAGCAAAACCAGGTATTGGCGGACACCTTCCAGGAGAGAAGGTCTGTGCCGATGTATCATGCACCCGCATGATACCTCTGGGTTCGGATGCCATAAGTCCTGCTCCTCATCATGATATTTACAGTATAGAGGACCTTGCACAACTGGTACGCAGCCTTAAAGAGGCTACCAATTGGGAGAAACCGGTCTTTGTTAAGATCGCTGCAGTACACAATGTGGCTGCAATTGCCGCAGGTATAGCAAGATCATCTGCCGATGCCGTCGTAATTGATGGTTTCAAGGGAGGTACTGGTGCAGCACCAAAGGTATTCAGGGACAATGTAGGTATTCCAATCGAGGCTGCAATTGCAGCAGTCGACCAGAAGCTCAATGACCAGGGTATCAGGAATGAAGTCTCCATCATAGCCAGTGGCGGACTTCGTAACAGTGCAGATCTGGCAAAATCCATAGCACTCGGTGCGGATGCAGTATACATCGGAACTGCCTCACTTATAGCACTTGGCTGCCGCGTTTGTGGCAGCTGCTATCGTGGACTCTGCCCCTGGGGTATCGCAACCCAGAGGCCGGAACTGGTTGAGCGTATCGACTCTGATGTCGGATCTGAGAACGTTGCAAATCTGATCCGCGGCTGGACACTCGAGCTAAGTGAACTCATGGGAGCAGCAGGTCTGAACAGTATTGAAAGCCTGCGTGGTAACCGTGAACGTCTGCGTGGTTACATGCTTGACGAAGGTCTGCTTGACGTACTGAAAATCGAATCCGTGGGGGCCTGA